A single genomic interval of Saccharomyces eubayanus strain FM1318 chromosome IV, whole genome shotgun sequence harbors:
- the VBA2 gene encoding Vba2p, protein MESSSIKHITLKKKRDYTYDSIEESRGESGIPNSHVGDNEEIQNADDGEDIPLSRIPNLWIIEATLFSNVFLAGFDGTVTASTYQTIGNEFNQMSISSWITTAYLITSTSFQPLYGSFSDALGRRNCLFFANASFTIGCLACSFSTNIYMLSFMRALAGIGGGGLITLSTIVNSDVIPSSKRGIFQAFQNLLLGFGAICGASFGGTITSTIGWRWCFLIQVPISMISSLLMNYYVPNQKEYDDQKINIFLSSKKIFKDIDITGSILIIAGLTLQLLYLSLGASFSWTSPPVLMLLIASIVIIVLFILNERKTTARAIIPMELVNSSFSFVVLSISILVGFASYAYLFTLPLFFQIVLGDSTAKAGLRLTIPSLFTPIGSLITGISMSKYNCLQSLLYIGISLMFLGNFLFLFIEKTSPNWLIGLFLIPANLGQGITFPTTLFTFIFAFSKRDQATATSTLYLFRSIGSVWGVAISAGVIQLYFARYLRLNLKDLLDENTINKIIVRINSNSSYIGSLHGEVKNTVIKSFDAATKKAHLMSTLLSLLALIFCVIKDNLKKPNSRK, encoded by the coding sequence ATGGAGTCATCTTCTATCAAACACATCAcgttgaaaaagaaaagggacTACACTTATGATAGCATAGAAGAAAGTAGGGGAGAAAGTGGAATCCCTAACAGCCATGTCGGAGATAATGAAGAGATTCAAAATGCGGATGACGGTGAAGATATACCACTTTCAAGAATTCCAAACCTATGGATAATTGAGGCCACACTTTTTTCTAACGTTTTCCTGGCAGGTTTTGATGGCACTGTCACTGCATCGACGTATCAAACCATCGGTAATGAGTTCAATCAAATGAGCATTTCAAGTTGGATTACTACCGCGTACTTGATTACTTCaacttcttttcagccTCTCTATGGATCTTTTTCCGATGCACTAGGTCGAAGAAactgtcttttctttgccaATGCATCCTTCACAATTGGATGTCTAGCTTGCAGTTTTTCTACAAACATCTACATGCTTAGTTTCATGAGAGCTTTAGCGGGTATAGGTGGCGGCGGTTTAATTACACTCTCTACTATTGTAAATTCAGACGTCATTCCAAGTTCAAAGAgaggaatttttcaagcatTTCAGAATTTGCTTTTAGGATTTGGGGCTATATGTGGGGCCTCTTTCGGTGGCACCATTACTTCGACTATTGGTTGGAGGTGGTGTTTTCTCATCCAGGTACCAATATCTATGATAAGTTCATTACTAATGAACTACTATGTGCCTAACCAAAAGGAATATGAcgatcaaaaaataaatatctttctaagttcaaaaaaaattttcaaagacataGATATCACGGGGTCAATTCTTATTATAGCTGGTCTCACACTGCAGCTTCTCTACCTGAGCTTGGGTGCTAGCTTTTCCTGGACTAGCCCACCTGTATTAATGCTACTGATTGCTAGTATAGTaattattgttttgtttatattGAATGAGAGGAAAACAACTGCTAGAGCCATTATACCCATGGAGTTGGTTAACTCCTCTTTCAGTTTCGTAGTACTTTCGATCAGTATACTTGTTGGTTTTGCCAGCTATGCATATCTCTTCACCCTACCAttgttctttcaaattgtgCTTGGAGATTCCACCGCAAAAGCTGGATTGCGTCTTACAATCCCGTCATTGTTTACCCCAATCGGTAGCCTTATAACTGGTATATCCATGAGCAAGTATAACTGCCTACAATCACTACTCTACATCGGTATATCTCTAATGTTTTTGGGTAACTTCCTTTTCCtgtttattgaaaaaacatcACCTAACTGGTTGATTggtctttttttgattccTGCGAACCTGGGACAGGGAATCACCTTTCCTACAACACTGTTTACTTTTATATTTGCCTTTTCTAAACGTGACCAAGCTACTGCGACATCGACCTTGTATCTATTCCGAAGCATTGGATCTGTTTGGGGTGTTGCAATTTCGGCTGGTGTTATTCAACTATATTTTGCGAGATATCTAcgcttgaatttgaaagatttattAGATGAAAACACTATAAATAAGATAATCGTCAGGATCAACTCCAATTCATCATATATTGGATCTCTACATGGTGAAGTGAAGAACACAGTAATAAAGAGTTTTGACGCAGCAACTAAAAAGGCCCACTTAATGTCTACATTGCTGTCACTATTGGCATTGATATTTTGCGTGATCAAAGATAACCTGAAAAAACCtaattcaagaaaatag
- the SUL1 gene encoding sulfate permease gives MLGNNISHMSSTEVFDNQEDLDIEVFESKYSSYRQSETTANRIDFQNEESWKVNSKRKFEQTKNESSDVLYDSIPRYEESTVTLKEYYGHSIKKGLTAKSAGNYISSLFPIVKWLPHYNLTWCYADLVAGVTVGCVLVPQSMSYAQIASLSPEYGLYSSFVGAFIYSLFATSKDVCIGPVAVMSLQTAKVIAEVLKKYPQDQTEVTGPIIATALCLLCGLVTTGLGVLRLGFLVELISLNAVAGFMTGSAFSIIWGQVPALMGYNKLVNTREATYKVVINSLKHLPDTKLDAVFGLIPLVILYVWKWWCGSYGVTLANRHYQKHPKIANNLKSFYFYAQAMRNAVVIVVFTTISWSITRHKSSEERPISILGTVPSGLNEVGVMKIPEGLLSNMSSELPASIIILVLEHIAISKSFGRINDYKVVPDQELIAIGVTNLVGTFFHSYPATGSFSRSALKAKCNVRTPFSGLFTGGCVLLALYALTDAFFFIPKATLSAVIIHAVSDLLTSYETTWTFWKTNPLDCVSFIITVFITIFSSIENGIYFAMCWSCAILLLKQAFPAGKFLGRVEVAEVLNPTLQNNVSTVVSLNESNKQVKTTVDVLPTLEYKFSTKWVPFDHEYSRELNRCAKICPPPPGVIVYRLSDSFTYVNCSRHYDIIFDHIKEETRRGQLINLRKKSDRPWNDPGEWKMPPSLSTLFKFKRNSVTDNEDPSVSNGGINGGSHEKPLLKVICLDFSQVAQVDSTAIQSLVDLRKAVNKYADRQVEFHFAGIISPWIKRSLSSVSFGTTNEEFSDESIIAGHSSFHVTRFSSDDDADYTDEDSHISAPYSNYGTLCAATGTNLPFFHIDIPDFSKWDV, from the coding sequence atgctTGGAAATAATATTTCACATATGAGCTCAACTGAGGTTTTTGACAACCAGGAAGACCTCGATATCGAAGTATTTGAATCAAAATACAGCTCTTACAGGCAATCTGAGACAACAGCAAACAGAAtcgattttcaaaatgagGAAAGTTGGAAGGTCAATAGTAAGAGGAAGTTTGAGCAAACGAAAAATGAGTCCTCGGACGTTTTGTATGATTCTATTCCAAGATATGAAGAGAGCACAGTTACTCTTAAAGAATACTATGGCCACTCCATAAAGAAGGGGTTAACTGCGAAGTCGGCAGGAAACTATATTTCCTCCCTTTTTCCCATTGTGAAATGGCTTCCTCATTATAACCTTACGTGGTGTTATGCGGATTTAGTTGCAGGAGTCACAGTCGGATGTGTGCTTGTCCCTCAATCCATGTCTTATGCACAAATCGCAAGTTTATCACCTGAATACGGTTTATATTCCTCTTTTGTAGGTGCCTTTATCTACTCTTTATTTGCCACATCGAAAGATGTTTGTATTGGTCCAGTCGCTGTTATGTCATTGCAAACTGCTAAAGTCATTGCtgaagttttgaaaaaataccCGCAAGATCAAACAGAAGTTACGGGTCCTATTATTGCYACTGCCCTCTGTTTGCTGTGTGGACTTGTTACCACTGGGTTAGGTGTACTGCGCTTAGGATTTTTGGTGGAGCTGATTTCTCTTAATGCTGTTGCTGGTTTTATGACAGGTTCTGCATTTAGTATCATTTGGGGTCAAGTTCCTGCTCTTATGGGCTACAACAAATTAGTGAATACCAGAGAAGCAACATACAAGGTTGTTATTAATTCTTTGAAACATCTACCAGATACAAAGTTGGATGCTGTTTTTGGTTTGATTCCATTGGTAATCCTCTATGTATGGAAATGGTGGTGTGGATCGTACGGTGTAACTTTGGCAAATAGACATTACCAGAAACATCCGAAGATAGCTaataatttgaaatctttttatttctatGCGCAAGCTATGAGAAATGCTGTCGTTATAGTTGTTTTTACTACGATATCATGGAGTATCACAAGGCATAAATCGTCAGAAGAGCGTCCCATAAGTATTTTGGGCACAGTCCCTTCTGGTTTGAATGAAGTAGGTGTCATGAAGATACCCGAAGGCTTGCTATCAAACATGAGTTCAGAATTGCCCGCTTCAATTATAATTCTAGTTTTAGAACATATTGctatttcaaaatcctTTGGCAGAATTAATGATTACAAAGTGGTCCCTGACCAAGAACTTATCGCAATTGGTGTGACAAACTTAGTAGGAACATTTTTTCACTCATATCCAGCAACAGGTTCATTTTCTAGATCAGCTTTGAAAGCTAAATGTAACGTTCGTACTCCATTTTCAGGTTTATTCACTGGTGGTTGTGTTTTACTAGCACTTTATGCTTTAACTGATgcattcttttttattcCCAAGGCAACATTATCAGCGGTAATCATACATGCTGTTTCCGATCTATTGACCTCTTATGAAACCACTTGGACTTTTTGGAAGACTAACCCATTAGATTGTGTCTCATTCATTATTACCGTTTTTATCACGATATTCTCGTCCATTGAAAATGGTATATATTTTGCAATGTGTTGGTCATGCGCAATATTGTTATTGAAACAAGCATTCCCTGCCGGAAAATTCCTTGGGCGTGTCGAAGTCGCTGAGGTATTAAATCCAACACTGCAAAATAACGTTAGTACTGTAGTATCACTCAATGAATCTAATAAGCAAGTAAAAACTACTGTTGATGTTTTGCCAACTTTAGAATATAAATTCAGTACAAAGTGGGTTCCGTTTGATCATGAATACTCGCGAGAGTTGAATCGCTGTGCCAAAATTTGTCCGCCACCGCCAGGTGTCATAGTATACCGATTAAGTGACAGTTTTACTTATGTGAATTGTTCAAGACACTACGACATTATATTTGATCATATTAAGGAGGAAACAAGACGAGGACAGTTGAtaaatttaagaaaaaaatccgACCGACCATGGAACGATCCTGGCGAGTGGAAAATGCCACCTTCATTGAGTACCCTATTTAAATTCAAACGAAATTCGGTGACGGATAATGAGGATCCATCGGTATCGAATGGAGGCATTAACGGGGGATCGCATGAGAAGCCGTTACTGAAAGTAATATGCCTAGATTTTTCTCAAGTTGCCCAAGTAGACTCTACGGCTATTCAAAGTCTTGTCGATTTAAGAAAAGCTGTGAATAAGTATGCAGACAGACAGGTCGAGTTTCATTTTGCTGGAATTATATCACCATGGATTAAAAGAAGTTTATCAAGTGTAAGCTTTGGAACTACGAACGAAGAATTTAGTGACGAATCTATAATTGCTGGTCATTCTAGTTTTCACGTCACAAGATTTTCaagtgatgatgatgcaGATTATACTGATGAAGATAGCCATATAAGTGCACCATATAGTAATTATGGAACCTTGTGTGCTGCAACTGGTACAAACTTACCTTTTTTCCACATTGACATTCCTGATTTTTCTAAATGGGATGTTTAA
- the AQY3 gene encoding Aqy3p — MSSNSSSSSCSSDSPQKISASSKYHQEARSGTTNESFSGKVDQNGNARPFREIGKDTEYLSPGRAETSTEPEGQSRNRLSPSIKTPDDDSFRPRQKGPPVGFARSSPNLKALNTLASAEQARLLEDYLSGNMSRRNGSYVDPLYRQLNPTPGGTRNKPVWSLNQPLPHVLDKTLAEKMIQKNIDARSHASSKLGSRDASRSGSMTSINDWKKFLRRAASNMKLTDIEAQLPNAGNGAGDLSPKSKVEHIQKPSESQIEFAQESRTKPHHAVSFSLGGESYPPSVAGEEPQSFPNVRKKDERESKEADLLKGTLEQEAKITSKLDGDSSIGNIEDDHPDELKFTNFWAKIRYRMREPFAEFLGTLVLVIFGVGGNLQATVTKGSGGSYESLSFAWGFGCMLGVYVAGGISGGHINPAVTISMAIFRKFPWKKVPVYIVAQIIGAFFGGAMAYGYFWSSITEFEGGPHIRTTATGACLFTNPKTYVTWRNAFFDEFIGASVLVGCLMAVLDDSNAPPANGMTAFIVGLLVAAIGMALGYQTSFTINPARDLGPRIFASMIGYGPHAFHLTHWWWTWGAWGGPIAGGIAGALVYDLFIFTGCESPINYPDNGYIEHRVDKLLHAEFLKNNNAESVEVDLDSNSNSNSSKKSPPT; from the coding sequence ATGAGTAGCAATTCCAGCAGTTCGTCCTGCTCTTCTGACAGTCCGCAGAAAATTTCTGCGAGCAGCAAGTATCATCAGGAGGCACGTTCAGGAACTACCAATGAAAGCTTCTCTGGAAAAGTGGATCAGAATGGAAATGCTCGCCCTTTTAGAGAAATAGGTAAGGATACGGAATATCTGTCGCCAGGTAGAGCAGAAACCTCTACCGAGCCCGAAGGACAGTCAAGAAATAGGCTTTCCCCTTCGATCAAAACTCCTGACGATGATTCATTTCGTCCTCGACAAAAAGGTCCTCCTGTGGGATTCGCACGCTCTTCGCCAAATTTAAAAGCTTTGAATACACTTGCCAGTGCAGAGCAAGCGAGGCTATTAGAGGATTATTTATCTGGAAATATGTCTCGTAGAAATGGTAGTTATGTTGACCCACTTTATCGTCAACTCAATCCTACCCCGGGTGGTACTAGAAATAAGCCAGTTTGGAGTTTAAATCAACCACTACCGCACGTTTTAGATAAAACCTTGGCAGAAAAGATGATACAAAAGAACATAGATGCCAGATCTCATGCTTCCTCGAAATTAGGCTCAAGAGATGCGTCACGGTCCGGTTCAATGACTTCAATTAATGattggaagaaattccTGAGGCGTGCTGCGTCGAATATGAAGCTAACCGACATCGAAGCACAGCTTCCTAATGCTGGGAATGGCGCTGGTGACCTGTCACCTAAATCAAAAGTAGAACACATTCAAAAACCTTCTGAGTCACAAATTGAGTTTGCTCAAGAGAGCAGAACTAAGCCCCATCATGCCGTCAGTTTTTCATTGGGAGGTGAAAGTTATCCACCGTCGGTAGCTGGTGAAGAACCGCAATCATTTCCAAATGTGCGAAAGAAAGATGAACGTGAGTCAAAAGAGGCAGATCTTTTGAAAGGGACTCTTGAACAGGAGGCTAAAATTACAAGTAAACTGGACGGAGACAGCAGTATTGGTAACATAGAGGATGATCATCCAGACGAACTGAAATTCACCAATTTTTGGGCGAAAATTCGATATCGTATGCGTGAGCCGTTTGCGGAATTCCTTGGTACACTAGTGCTTGTAATTTTCGGTGTGGGCGGTAACCTTCAGGCCACTGTAACAAAGGGAAGCGGAGGATCTTATGAGTCTCTGTCATTTGCATGGGGCTTCGGTTGTATGCTTGGTGTTTATGTCGCTGGTGGTATTAGTGGTGGTCATATTAACCCTGCTGTTACTATTTCGATGGCAATTTTCAGAAAATTCCCTTGGAAAAAGGTACCAGTTTATATCGTTGCTCAAATTATCGGTGCTTTCTTTGGTGGAGCAATGGCGTACGGCTATTTTTGGAGTTCGATTACAGAGTTTGAAGGAGGACCGCATATTAGGACTACGGCAACTGGTGCATGTCTCTTCACCAATCCCAAGACATATGTAACTTGGCGAAATGCattttttgatgaatttatCGGTGCTTCGGTATTGGTAGGTTGCTTGATGGCTGTGTTAGATGACAGCAATGCTCCGCCAGCTAACGGTATGACGGCGTTCATCGTAGGACTTTTAGTGGCCGCGATAGGTATGGCCCTTGGATACCAAACAAGCTTCACAATAAACCCAGCTAGAGATCTGGGTCCTCGTATATTCGCTTCTATGATTGGTTATGGTCCTCATGCCTTTCACCTTACGCATTGGTGGTGGACTTGGGGTGCTTGGGGAGGGCCAATTGCTGGTGGAATTGCAGGAGCTCTTGTATACGACCTGTTCATTTTCACTGGATGTGAATCACCTATCAACTACCCGGATAATGGCTATATTGAACATAGAGTAGACAAACTTCTCCACGCtgagtttttgaagaataatAATGCGGAATCTGTTGAAGTTGACTTAGACAGCAACAGTAACAGTAATTCCAGCAAGAAGTCTCCTCCTACATAA
- the PHO89 gene encoding Pho89p encodes MALHQFDYIFAIAMLFAFLDAFNIGANDVANSFASSVSSKSLKYWQAMVLAGLCEFLGAVLAGARVSGTIKNDIIDGSVYSKDPAVLMLTMTSALIGSSCWLTFATMIGMPVSTTHSIVGGTIGAGIAAGGANGVVWGWDGVAQIIASWFIAPVLAGLIAAVVFTISRLTVLEVKSVERSIKNALLLVGLLVFATFSILTMLIVWKGSPNLKLDNLSETETAVSIILTGAIATIIYFIFFYPFYKRKVLNKDWTLKLVDIFRGPSFYFKSTDDIPPMPEGHQLTIDYYEGRRNLGTTIDVEDEENKLADNSSDSPTDKDKVIQEVDLVKTETEPKEKLSTKQYWWSLLKMGPKKWPFLFWLVISHGWTQDVISAQVNDTDMLSGDLKGMYKRSKFYDNRVEYIYSVLQAITAATMSFAHGANDVANATGPLSAVYEIWQKNAIKESSDVPVWVLAYGGAALVIGCWTYGYNIMKNLGNKLILQSPSRGFSIELSAAITTVMATQLGIPTSTTQIAVGGIVAVGLCNKDVKSVNWRMVAWCYSGWFLTLPIAGLIAGIINGIILNAPRFGGEYQMT; translated from the coding sequence atggctTTACATCAGTTTGATTATATATTTGCCATAGCAATGttatttgcatttttagATGCTTTTAACATTGGGGCAAATGACGTTGCAAACTCTTTTGCTTCGTCTGTTTCGTCAAAATCTCTAAAATATTGGCAAGCTATGGTTTTGGCAGGTCTTTGTGAGTTCTTAGGAGCTGTTTTGGCCGGTGCCAGAGTGTCTGGTACTATTAAAAATGACATTATTGACGGCAGTGTCTATAGTAAAGATCCAGCAGTTTTGATGCTAACTATGACAAGTGCTTTGATTGGTTCATCGTGTTGGTTGACGTTTGCTACAATGATCGGAATGCCAGTTTCAACCACTCACTCTATCGTTGGTGGTACGATTGGGGCTGGGATCGCAGCTGGTGGTGCTAATGGTGTTGTTTGGGGCTGGGACGGTGTTGCCCAAATTATTGCTTCATGGTTCATCGCTCCAGTTTTAGCTGGTTTGATTGCCGCTGTAGTTTTTACAATCTCAAGACTCACTGTTCTTGAAGTCAAATCTGTGGAAAGATCAATTAAAAATGCTCTACTATTGGTTGGTCTTTTAGTTTTCGCTACTTTCTCCATATTGACGATGTTAATTGTTTGGAAGGGTTCTCCAAACCTAAAGTTAGATAATCTATCTGAAACTGAAACTGCAGTTTCGATTATTCTTACGGGAGCGATTGCTACGATTATTTactttatctttttctatCCATtctacaaaagaaaagtctTGAATAAAGATTGGACACTAAAATTGGTTGATATTTTCAGAGGTCCATCTTTTTACTTCAAATCTACCGATGATATTCCTCCAATGCCCGAAGGCCATCAACTAACTATTGATTATTACGAGGGTAGAAGAAATCTTGGAACCACCATCGatgttgaagatgaagaaaacaagttAGCCGATAACTCTAGTGATTCTCCTACCGACAAAGATAAGGTTATTCAAGAAGTAGACTTGGTTAAAACTGAAACTGAAccgaaagaaaaattatcgACGAAACAATACTGGTGGTCATTATTAAAGATGGGACCCAAAAAATGGCCGTTCTTATTTTGGTTAGTCATCTCTCATGGTTGGACTCAAGACGTTATAAGTGCTCAGGTCAATGATACTGATATGTTGTCTGGTGACTTGAAAGGCATGTACAAAAGATCTAAATTCTATGACAACAGGGTTGAATATATTTACTCAGTTCTTCAAGCAATTACTGCAGCTACTATGTCTTTCGCTCACGGTGCCAACGATGTTGCCAATGCTACTGGTCCTTTATCTGCTGTTTATGAGATCTGGCAAAAAAATGCTATTAAAGAATCATCCGATGTTCCTGTATGGGTTTTAGCCTATGGTGGTGCTGCTTTGGTTATTGGTTGTTGGACTTATGGTTACAATATCATGAAAAACTTGGGTAATAAGTTAATCTTACAATCACCCTCAAGAGGTTTCTCGATTGAATTATCTGCTGCTATTACGACGGTCATGGCAACCCAATTAGGTATTCCAACTTCAACTACTCAAATCGCTGTTGGTGGTATTGTCGCTGTTGGTTTGTGTAATAAGGACGTCAAGTCGGTTAACTGGAGAATGGTCGCCTGGTGTTATTCTGGATGGTTCTTGACTTTACCAATTGCCGGTTTAATTGCCGGTATCATAAACGGTATCATTTTAAATGCACCTCGTTTTGGTGGCGAATATCAAATGACATGA